The Euphorbia lathyris chromosome 2, ddEupLath1.1, whole genome shotgun sequence genome includes a window with the following:
- the LOC136217600 gene encoding eukaryotic translation initiation factor 1A-like, with protein MPKNKGKGGKNRKRGKNEADDEKRELIFKEDGQEYAQVLRMLGNGRCEASCIDGTKRLCHIRGKMHKKVWINTGDIILLGLRDYQDDKADVILKYMPDEARLLKAYNELPDNIRLNEGLVVADDDVDADAEDYIEFEDEDIDKI; from the coding sequence ATGCCGAAGAACAAGGGAAAGGGAGGTAAGAATCGTAAGAGAGGGAAGAACGAGGCCGACGACGAGAAGCGAGAGCTCATATTCAAAGAAGACGGTCAGGAATACGCTCAGGTTCTCCGTATGCTTGGAAACGGCCGCTGTGAAGCCTCCTGCATTGACGGCACCAAGCGCCTCTGTCACATCCGTGGTAAGATGCACAAGAAAGTTTGGATCAACACCGGTGATATCATCCTCCTCGGACTTAGGGATTATCAGGATGATAAAGCTGACGTCATTCTCAAATACATGCCTGATGAGGCCAGGCTCTTGAAGGCTTATAATGAACTTCCTGATAACATTAGGTTGAACGAAGGTCTTGTTGTAGCCGATGACGACGTTGATGCCGATGCTGAGGATTATATCGAATTCGAGGACGAAGATATCGATAAGATCTAA